The Xanthomonas indica genome has a segment encoding these proteins:
- a CDS encoding ComEA family DNA-binding protein, translated as MQSFIVVLKSLVVALMLSGSALAADKVNINSAGAEEIDQVLVNVGASKAQAIVDYRQAHGPFKSAEELALVKGIGLKTVERNRDRIDVGATKAPAPTAAKQAAAKPVERR; from the coding sequence ATGCAGTCTTTTATCGTGGTCCTGAAGTCGCTGGTCGTTGCCCTGATGCTGTCCGGTTCCGCGCTCGCCGCGGACAAGGTCAACATCAACTCCGCTGGAGCGGAGGAAATCGACCAGGTGTTGGTGAACGTGGGAGCCTCCAAGGCTCAGGCGATCGTCGACTACCGGCAGGCGCACGGACCTTTCAAGAGCGCCGAGGAACTGGCCCTGGTGAAAGGCATCGGACTCAAGACGGTCGAACGGAACCGCGACCGGATCGATGTGGGCGCCACGAAGGCACCCGCGCCGACAGCCGCCAAGCAGGCAGCTGCCAAGCCGGTGGAAAGGCGTTAA
- a CDS encoding M20 family metallopeptidase, translated as MDSAKIDRFLSEKWDDDIVPQLVDYIRIPNKSPMFDADWVAHGYMADAVALMERWARAQAIPGLQVEVVQLEGRTPLIYLEVPASSEATGEDTVLLYGHLDKQPEMSGWDADLGPWTPVLKGDRLYGRGGADDGYALFGSLAAIQALQDQGIPHARCVVLIEACEESGSYDLPAYVDHLAARIGKPSLVVCLDSGCGNYEQLWCTTSLRGLAGGNFSVKVLSEGVHSGDASGVVPSSFRVLRDLLSRLEDEATGKIKVDGLYAEIPEERLTQARKVAEVLGDEVYSKFPFLPGMRPMHEDLSELVLNRTWRPALSVTGADGLPPLASAGNVLRPETAVKLSLRLPPTLDGKRAGELLKEVLLRDPPYGAEVSLALEKSSSGWNAPAQSPWLTDAIESASQAAFGKPAMYMGEGGSIPFMGMLGEKFPGAQFMITGVLGPHSNAHGPNEFLHIPMGKRVTACVSRVIAAHHAASLRGETTGSAAVAGGEQHGGHGCC; from the coding sequence ATGGACAGTGCCAAGATCGACCGTTTCCTGAGCGAAAAGTGGGATGACGACATCGTCCCGCAACTGGTCGATTACATCCGCATCCCCAATAAATCGCCGATGTTCGACGCCGATTGGGTCGCGCACGGCTACATGGCCGATGCGGTGGCGCTGATGGAGCGCTGGGCGCGGGCGCAGGCGATCCCGGGCCTGCAGGTGGAGGTGGTGCAACTGGAAGGCCGCACTCCGTTGATCTACCTGGAAGTGCCGGCCAGCAGCGAGGCGACCGGCGAGGACACGGTGCTGCTGTACGGGCACCTGGACAAGCAGCCGGAAATGTCCGGCTGGGACGCCGACCTGGGCCCGTGGACCCCGGTGCTCAAGGGCGACCGCCTGTACGGCCGCGGCGGCGCGGACGACGGCTACGCGCTGTTCGGTTCGCTGGCGGCGATCCAGGCGTTGCAGGACCAGGGCATCCCGCACGCACGCTGCGTGGTGCTGATCGAGGCCTGCGAGGAATCGGGCAGCTACGACCTGCCCGCCTACGTCGACCACCTGGCGGCGCGGATCGGCAAGCCCTCGCTGGTGGTGTGCCTGGATTCGGGCTGCGGCAACTACGAACAGCTGTGGTGCACGACCTCGCTGCGCGGTTTGGCCGGCGGCAACTTCAGCGTCAAGGTGCTCAGCGAAGGCGTGCATTCGGGCGACGCCTCCGGCGTGGTGCCGTCGAGCTTCCGCGTGCTGCGCGACCTGCTGTCGCGGCTGGAGGACGAGGCCACCGGCAAGATCAAGGTCGACGGCCTGTACGCCGAGATTCCCGAGGAGCGACTGACGCAGGCGCGCAAGGTCGCCGAGGTGCTGGGCGACGAGGTCTACAGCAAGTTCCCGTTCCTGCCCGGCATGCGGCCGATGCACGAGGACCTGTCCGAGCTGGTGCTCAACCGCACCTGGCGCCCGGCGCTGTCGGTGACCGGCGCCGACGGGCTGCCGCCGCTGGCCTCGGCCGGCAACGTGCTGCGCCCGGAGACCGCGGTGAAGCTGTCGCTGCGCCTGCCGCCGACGCTGGACGGCAAGCGCGCCGGCGAACTGCTGAAAGAGGTGCTGCTGCGCGACCCGCCGTATGGCGCCGAGGTGTCGCTGGCGCTGGAGAAATCCTCCTCCGGCTGGAACGCGCCGGCACAGTCGCCATGGCTGACCGACGCGATCGAATCGGCCTCGCAGGCGGCCTTCGGCAAGCCGGCGATGTACATGGGCGAAGGCGGCTCGATCCCGTTCATGGGCATGCTCGGCGAGAAGTTCCCCGGCGCGCAGTTCATGATCACCGGCGTGCTCGGCCCGCATTCCAACGCACACGGCCCCAACGAGTTCCTGCACATCCCGATGGGCAAGCGGGTCACCGCCTGCGTGTCGCGGGTGATTGCGGCCCACCACGCCGCCAGCCTGCGCGGCGAGACCACCGGCAGCGCCGCGGTGGCCGGCGGCGAGCAGCATGGCGGGCACGGCTGCTGTTGA
- a CDS encoding GlsB/YeaQ/YmgE family stress response membrane protein, translating to MHTLFGSDSWLYIILVGFVVGLLARFLGPSSGRSGCLFTVLLGIAGALLAGWFGHYMGWYSRGEPAGFLGALLGAIALLALLRLFSSKR from the coding sequence ATGCACACTCTGTTCGGCAGCGACAGCTGGCTCTACATCATCCTGGTGGGCTTCGTGGTCGGCCTGCTGGCGCGTTTCCTCGGCCCCAGCAGCGGGCGCTCCGGCTGCCTGTTCACCGTGCTGCTGGGCATCGCCGGCGCGTTGCTGGCCGGCTGGTTCGGCCACTACATGGGCTGGTACAGCCGCGGCGAGCCGGCGGGCTTCCTCGGTGCGCTGCTCGGCGCCATCGCCCTGCTCGCCTTGCTGCGGCTGTTCTCCAGCAAACGCTGA
- a CDS encoding phosphotransferase codes for MSASPTVPDVLAARAAHRLAWARTALDDAQATLERASVDAGQRSYWRSHGRGISRIVMDSPPDLEDVRPWLRMHALLQGGGVRVPEILAQDAEAGFLLLEDLGQPTLAQRLDTTTADAHFDAALGQLLRLQAIAPPPGLGVFGEALLQRDAGLFEDWFLQRHLGITLEADERAALHGVQRQLMDNALAQPQVLVHRDFMPRNLMPAADGPAVLDFQDCVVGPVAYDPVSLFKDTTVSWPLAQVDAWLAGYHARALQAGIPVPPLAQFLRDAEWMGIQRHLKNLGIFARLNYRDGKAWYLDNVPRFIAYLDEALPRHPSLQPLAQLLQTRIKPALAQRAAAGA; via the coding sequence ATGAGCGCCAGCCCGACCGTTCCCGATGTCCTTGCGGCACGCGCCGCGCACCGCCTGGCCTGGGCGCGCACGGCCCTCGACGATGCACAGGCGACGCTGGAGCGCGCCTCGGTGGACGCCGGCCAGCGCAGCTACTGGCGCAGCCACGGCCGCGGCATCAGCCGCATTGTGATGGATTCGCCGCCGGACCTGGAAGACGTGCGGCCGTGGCTGCGCATGCACGCCCTGCTGCAGGGCGGCGGGGTACGGGTGCCGGAAATCCTGGCGCAGGACGCGGAGGCCGGTTTCCTGCTGCTGGAAGACCTGGGGCAACCGACCCTGGCACAACGCCTGGACACGACCACGGCGGACGCGCACTTCGACGCGGCGCTCGGCCAGTTGCTGCGGCTGCAGGCCATCGCGCCGCCGCCGGGACTGGGCGTGTTCGGCGAGGCGCTGCTGCAACGCGATGCCGGGCTGTTCGAAGACTGGTTCCTGCAGCGCCACCTGGGGATCACCCTGGAGGCCGACGAGCGCGCAGCCCTGCACGGGGTGCAGCGCCAGCTCATGGACAACGCGCTGGCGCAACCGCAGGTGCTGGTGCATCGCGACTTCATGCCGCGCAACCTGATGCCGGCAGCCGACGGCCCGGCGGTGCTGGACTTCCAGGACTGCGTGGTCGGGCCGGTGGCCTACGACCCGGTCAGCCTGTTCAAGGACACCACGGTCAGCTGGCCGCTGGCGCAGGTGGACGCCTGGCTGGCCGGTTATCACGCGCGCGCGCTGCAGGCCGGGATCCCGGTGCCGCCGCTGGCGCAGTTCCTGCGCGACGCCGAATGGATGGGCATCCAGCGCCACCTGAAGAACCTGGGCATCTTCGCGCGGCTCAACTACCGCGACGGCAAGGCCTGGTACCTGGACAACGTACCGCGCTTCATCGCCTACCTCGACGAGGCGTTGCCGCGGCACCCCAGCCTGCAGCCGCTGGCGCAGTTGCTGCAGACGCGGATCAAGCCGGCCCTGGCGCAGCGCGCGGCGGCCGGCGCATGA
- the murU gene encoding N-acetylmuramate alpha-1-phosphate uridylyltransferase MurU, translating into MKALIFAAGLGERMRPLTAHTPKPLLAVGGTPLIVWHLRKLAALGVREVVINTSWLAEQFPQTLGDGSAFGLHIAYSYEGATPLETGGGMLHALPLLGEAPFLLVNGDIWTDFDFARLAPEPPGLAQLVLVDPPAYAAHGDFALQDDGHVHNAGDPLLTYAGIGMYRPALLRDWQTIAAPAPAASGAPPRFSVVPLLRAQAEQGRLHGLRHYGRWTDVGTPQRLAELDEVLGIGNGESGMGKS; encoded by the coding sequence ATGAAGGCGCTGATCTTCGCCGCCGGCCTGGGCGAGCGCATGCGTCCGCTGACCGCGCACACGCCCAAGCCGCTGCTGGCGGTGGGCGGCACGCCGCTGATCGTCTGGCACCTGCGCAAGCTTGCCGCGCTCGGCGTGCGCGAGGTGGTGATCAACACCTCCTGGCTGGCCGAACAGTTCCCGCAGACGCTCGGTGACGGCAGCGCGTTCGGGCTGCACATCGCCTATTCCTACGAAGGCGCCACGCCGCTGGAAACCGGCGGCGGCATGCTGCACGCGCTGCCGCTGCTCGGCGAGGCGCCGTTCCTGCTGGTCAACGGCGACATCTGGACCGACTTCGATTTCGCCCGGCTGGCGCCGGAGCCGCCCGGCCTGGCGCAACTGGTGCTGGTGGACCCGCCGGCCTATGCCGCGCACGGCGATTTCGCCCTGCAGGACGACGGGCACGTGCACAACGCCGGCGACCCGCTGCTGACCTACGCCGGCATCGGCATGTACCGCCCGGCCCTGCTGCGCGACTGGCAGACCATCGCCGCGCCGGCACCCGCCGCGTCCGGCGCGCCGCCCCGCTTCTCGGTGGTACCGCTGCTGCGCGCGCAGGCCGAACAGGGGCGCCTGCACGGTCTGCGGCACTACGGCCGCTGGACCGATGTGGGGACGCCGCAGCGGTTGGCAGAATTGGATGAGGTGCTGGGAATCGGGAATGGGGAATCGGGAATGGGGAAAAGCTGA
- the hda gene encoding DnaA regulatory inactivator Hda has translation MSVPQLPLALRYPPEQRLDRYLGAPDGLLAQLQAVADGAADDWVYLSGPAGTGKTHLALAVCAAAEQAGRSAAYLPLQAAAGRLRDALEALEGRNLVALDGLEAIAGQREDEVALFDFHNRARSAGVTLLYTAQAMPDGLALSLPDLRSRLSQCTRIALAPLDDTGRAAVLRERAQRRGLVLEDAAIDWLLTHAGRDLAGLIGLLERLDRESLAAQRRVTVPFLRRLGMGSGESGMGKS, from the coding sequence GTGAGCGTGCCGCAACTGCCGCTGGCTTTGCGCTATCCGCCGGAACAGCGCCTGGACCGCTATCTGGGCGCGCCGGACGGGCTGCTGGCGCAGCTGCAGGCGGTGGCCGACGGCGCCGCCGACGACTGGGTGTACCTGTCCGGCCCCGCCGGCACCGGCAAGACCCATCTGGCCCTGGCGGTGTGCGCGGCCGCCGAACAGGCCGGGCGCAGCGCCGCCTACCTGCCGCTGCAGGCGGCCGCCGGGCGCCTGCGCGATGCGCTGGAGGCGCTGGAAGGACGCAACCTGGTCGCCCTCGACGGCCTGGAAGCGATCGCCGGGCAGCGCGAGGACGAAGTGGCGCTGTTCGATTTCCACAACCGCGCGCGCAGCGCCGGGGTGACCCTGCTGTACACCGCGCAGGCGATGCCCGACGGCCTGGCGCTCAGCCTGCCGGATCTGCGCTCGCGGCTGTCGCAGTGCACCCGCATCGCGCTGGCTCCGCTGGACGACACCGGTCGTGCCGCGGTCCTGCGCGAACGCGCCCAGCGCCGCGGCCTGGTGCTGGAAGACGCGGCGATCGACTGGCTGCTGACCCATGCCGGACGCGACCTGGCCGGCCTGATCGGCCTGCTGGAGCGCCTGGACCGCGAATCGCTGGCGGCGCAGCGGCGGGTGACGGTGCCGTTCTTGCGGAGGCTGGGAATGGGGAGTGGGGAATCGGGAATGGGGAAAAGCTGA
- a CDS encoding AI-2E family transporter, with translation MTLSPEAEIALFLRRLKWTAVIVGVLWVVWLLAPILTPFVLALLLGWLGDPLVDRLERAGRSRNMAVTLVFVLMVLLLVLALVILVPMLERQIVTFIDVLPQARDWFIGTAIPWAEQKTGLELMAWLDPERLIDWIRGHWQQAGGVAATFFGYLSRSGFAMVTWVVNLVLLPILTFYFLRDWDLLVARVAATIPRNHVGTITRLAQQSNEVLGAFIRGQFLVMLALGVIYAGGLTLVGLKLGLLIGIVAGLISFIPYLGATTGILLAVLAALVQAKGFDLQLLILVGVVFTVGQLLESYVLTPRIVGDKIGLHPVAVIFAVMAGGQLFGFLGMLLALPVAAVANVLLHYLHEQYRQSELYAGEKSAILLDTVTERTTIIELPPRSPDQP, from the coding sequence ATGACGTTGTCGCCCGAAGCCGAGATCGCGCTGTTCCTGCGCCGCCTGAAATGGACGGCGGTGATCGTCGGCGTGCTGTGGGTGGTGTGGCTGCTGGCGCCGATCCTGACCCCGTTCGTGCTGGCGCTGCTGCTCGGCTGGCTCGGCGATCCGCTGGTGGACCGCCTGGAGCGCGCCGGGCGCTCGCGCAACATGGCGGTGACCCTGGTGTTCGTGCTGATGGTCCTGCTGCTGGTGCTGGCGCTGGTGATCCTGGTGCCGATGCTGGAGCGGCAGATCGTCACCTTCATCGACGTGCTGCCGCAGGCGCGCGACTGGTTCATCGGCACCGCGATCCCGTGGGCCGAGCAGAAGACCGGGCTGGAATTGATGGCCTGGCTGGACCCGGAGCGGCTGATCGACTGGATCCGCGGGCACTGGCAGCAGGCCGGCGGCGTCGCCGCGACCTTCTTCGGCTACCTGTCGCGCTCGGGCTTCGCGATGGTGACTTGGGTGGTCAACCTGGTGCTGCTGCCGATCCTGACCTTCTACTTCCTGCGCGACTGGGACCTGCTGGTCGCGCGCGTCGCCGCCACCATTCCGCGCAACCACGTCGGCACGATCACCCGCCTGGCGCAGCAGTCCAACGAGGTGCTGGGCGCGTTCATCCGCGGCCAGTTCCTGGTGATGCTGGCGCTGGGCGTGATCTACGCCGGCGGCCTGACCCTGGTCGGGCTCAAGCTCGGCCTGTTGATCGGCATCGTGGCCGGCCTGATCAGCTTCATTCCCTACCTGGGCGCCACCACCGGCATCCTGCTGGCGGTGCTGGCCGCGCTGGTGCAGGCCAAGGGCTTCGACCTGCAGTTGCTGATCCTGGTCGGCGTGGTGTTCACCGTCGGCCAGTTGCTGGAGAGCTACGTGCTGACCCCGCGCATCGTCGGCGACAAGATCGGCCTGCATCCGGTGGCGGTGATCTTTGCGGTGATGGCCGGCGGCCAGCTGTTCGGTTTCCTCGGCATGCTGCTGGCCTTGCCGGTGGCGGCGGTGGCCAACGTGCTGCTGCACTACCTGCACGAGCAGTACCGGCAGAGCGAGCTGTACGCGGGCGAGAAGTCGGCGATCCTGCTGGACACCGTCACCGAGCGCACCACCATCATCGAACTGCCGCCGCGCAGCCCCGACCAGCCGTGA
- a CDS encoding DUF2066 domain-containing protein, protein MRRSLAFLLSFALCLPAATALAQAELRTEGDVAGATGPYDAEVPVNSQSEGDRNGALSRALGVVLGKISGDKGVMSRPGVTQALRNAKNLVDTFDYRQDQGTSPSGAPTFRTILVARFRPQDVDGLAAALGLPVWPQPRPKPVVWLAIDDGSGPRLVGVQQSNAARSLLDRAIERGFRLGLPTGNAAEQALAGAIWRQDTAAVASASSRYSPPMQLIGKLYRGKAGGWTADWTFVDGGKVLSTWSASDADARRAMASGADGAADALVKRYAKAVSAGPAGIYRVVITGIRSADDYLRASAALQNASVVRRIVPIRADGDRLELDLDLLSGVSGLNRMLGPDGALQPVVAPVEGPVILNSEPTEYRLK, encoded by the coding sequence ATGCGCCGCAGCCTTGCCTTCCTCCTGTCTTTCGCGCTGTGCCTGCCCGCCGCGACCGCCCTGGCCCAGGCCGAGCTGCGCACCGAGGGCGACGTGGCCGGCGCTACCGGCCCCTACGATGCCGAAGTGCCGGTCAACAGCCAGAGCGAGGGCGACCGCAACGGCGCGCTGTCCCGCGCGCTCGGCGTGGTGCTGGGCAAGATCTCCGGCGACAAGGGCGTGATGTCGCGGCCCGGGGTGACCCAGGCGCTGCGCAACGCCAAGAACCTGGTGGATACCTTCGACTACCGCCAGGACCAGGGCACCTCGCCGAGCGGCGCGCCGACCTTCCGCACCATCCTGGTGGCGCGCTTCCGCCCGCAGGACGTGGACGGCCTGGCCGCGGCGCTGGGCCTGCCGGTGTGGCCGCAGCCGCGGCCCAAGCCGGTCGTGTGGCTGGCCATCGACGACGGCAGCGGCCCACGCCTGGTCGGTGTGCAGCAGTCCAATGCCGCGCGCAGCCTGCTCGACCGCGCGATCGAGCGCGGCTTCCGCCTGGGTCTGCCCACCGGCAACGCCGCCGAGCAGGCCCTGGCCGGCGCGATCTGGCGCCAGGACACCGCCGCGGTGGCCAGCGCCTCGTCGCGCTACAGCCCGCCGATGCAGCTGATCGGCAAGCTCTACCGCGGCAAGGCCGGCGGCTGGACCGCCGACTGGACCTTCGTCGACGGCGGCAAGGTACTGTCCACCTGGTCGGCCAGCGACGCCGACGCGCGCCGCGCCATGGCCAGCGGCGCCGACGGTGCCGCCGACGCCCTGGTCAAGCGCTACGCCAAGGCGGTCAGCGCCGGCCCGGCCGGGATCTACCGCGTGGTGATCACCGGCATCCGCAGCGCCGACGACTACCTGCGCGCCTCCGCCGCGCTGCAGAACGCCTCGGTGGTGCGCCGCATCGTGCCGATCCGCGCCGACGGCGATCGCCTGGAACTGGATCTGGACCTGCTCAGCGGCGTGTCCGGCCTGAACCGCATGCTCGGCCCGGACGGTGCGCTGCAGCCGGTGGTCGCGCCGGTCGAGGGTCCGGTGATCCTCAACAGCGAGCCGACGGAGTACCGCCTCAAATGA
- the purM gene encoding phosphoribosylformylglycinamidine cyclo-ligase, with amino-acid sequence MTTSQPPAAAPLTYRDAGVDIDAGNAVVERIKPLVKRSFRPEVMGGLGGFGALFDLSGKYREPVLVSGTDGVGTKLKLAQQLGRHDTIGIDLVGMCVNDVLVQGAEPLFFLDYFATGKLDVETTVAVVGGIARGCELAGCALIGGETAEMPDMYPPGEYDLAGFTVGAVEKSQLLDGARVRQGDVLIGIASSGPHSNGYSLIRRIYDRAGRPAELQVGGVALADALMAPTALYVKPILSLLRDQGEGIHAMAHITGGGLTENIIRVIPDGLGLDIRASAWTLPPVFEWLQREGAVADSEMWRTFNCGIGFVLVAAPEQVAALERSLDSLGLAHWQIGAVVAAADAGERVHIG; translated from the coding sequence GTGACCACTTCCCAGCCCCCCGCCGCCGCCCCGTTGACCTACCGCGACGCCGGCGTCGACATCGATGCCGGCAACGCCGTCGTCGAACGCATCAAGCCCCTGGTCAAGCGCAGTTTCCGCCCCGAGGTGATGGGCGGGCTGGGCGGCTTCGGCGCGCTGTTCGACCTGTCCGGCAAGTACCGCGAGCCGGTCCTGGTATCCGGCACCGACGGCGTCGGTACCAAGCTGAAGCTGGCGCAGCAGCTCGGCCGCCACGACACGATCGGCATCGACTTGGTCGGCATGTGCGTCAACGACGTGCTGGTGCAGGGCGCCGAGCCACTGTTCTTCCTGGACTACTTCGCCACCGGCAAGCTCGACGTGGAGACCACCGTGGCGGTGGTCGGCGGCATCGCCCGTGGCTGCGAACTGGCCGGCTGCGCGCTGATCGGCGGCGAAACCGCGGAAATGCCCGACATGTACCCGCCGGGCGAGTACGACCTGGCCGGTTTCACCGTCGGCGCGGTGGAGAAGTCGCAGTTGCTCGACGGCGCCCGGGTGCGCCAGGGCGACGTGCTGATCGGCATCGCCTCCTCCGGCCCGCATTCCAACGGCTACTCGCTGATCCGCCGCATCTACGACCGCGCCGGGCGCCCGGCCGAGTTGCAGGTGGGCGGCGTGGCCCTGGCCGACGCGCTGATGGCGCCGACCGCCCTGTACGTCAAGCCGATCCTGTCGCTGCTGCGCGACCAGGGCGAAGGCATCCACGCCATGGCGCACATCACCGGCGGCGGCCTGACCGAGAACATCATCCGCGTCATCCCGGACGGCCTGGGCCTGGACATCCGCGCCAGCGCCTGGACCCTGCCGCCGGTGTTCGAGTGGCTGCAGCGCGAAGGCGCGGTGGCCGACAGCGAGATGTGGCGCACCTTCAACTGCGGCATCGGCTTCGTGCTGGTCGCCGCGCCGGAGCAGGTGGCCGCCCTGGAACGCAGCCTGGACAGCCTGGGCCTGGCGCACTGGCAGATCGGCGCGGTCGTGGCCGCCGCGGACGCCGGCGAACGCGTCCACATCGGCTGA
- the purN gene encoding phosphoribosylglycinamide formyltransferase, with protein MTLRLAVLASGRGSNLQAILAAIAAGTLDAEVVGVFGDRPEAPALAMVAPDRRWSARPKTFPDRAAFDQALGDAVAAVQPDWVVCAGYMRILGAGIVQRFGGRLLNIHPSLLPKYRGLHTHAQALAAGDAEHGASVHFVVPELDAGAVIAQVRVPVQAGDGPDDLAQRLLPREHRLLCAVLRLAAAGRLAERDGKVWLDGQCRFSPLRLDCDDVLLP; from the coding sequence ATGACGCTTCGCCTCGCCGTGCTCGCCTCCGGCCGCGGGTCCAACCTGCAGGCCATCCTCGCCGCGATCGCCGCCGGCACCCTCGACGCCGAGGTGGTCGGCGTGTTCGGCGATCGCCCCGAGGCGCCGGCGCTGGCCATGGTCGCGCCGGACCGGCGCTGGTCGGCGCGGCCCAAGACCTTCCCCGACCGCGCCGCATTCGACCAGGCACTGGGCGACGCCGTCGCCGCGGTACAGCCGGACTGGGTGGTGTGCGCCGGCTACATGCGCATCCTCGGCGCCGGCATCGTGCAGCGCTTCGGCGGGCGCCTGCTCAACATCCACCCTTCGCTGCTGCCCAAGTACCGTGGCCTGCACACGCATGCGCAGGCCTTGGCGGCCGGCGACGCCGAACACGGCGCCAGCGTACATTTCGTGGTGCCGGAACTGGACGCCGGCGCGGTGATCGCACAGGTGCGGGTGCCGGTGCAGGCCGGCGACGGTCCCGACGACCTGGCGCAGCGCCTGCTGCCGCGCGAGCACCGGCTGCTGTGCGCGGTGCTGCGGCTGGCGGCGGCGGGCCGCCTGGCTGAACGGGACGGCAAGGTCTGGCTGGACGGTCAGTGCCGGTTTAGTCCGCTGCGCCTAGATTGCGACGACGTGCTGCTTCCCTGA
- a CDS encoding DUF3108 domain-containing protein, which produces MKLAPRPFAFLVASGLGLLAPIVGAQVAPAPAAQPAPQTAPAPAAPAIATPAPAAASPALPAEAWTPPPLQPFVATYDALYKGKPAGDARMDVVHTGGDQWRVDLGVHGRSGFASILGLNIEQSTVFTVEDGRYVPQSQSTVKKAVFFGKKVTGVYDWKQGVARWDGDLKKDRQAPIPLQPGDQSALLLNLSLMRDAQPGKTMTYRFVDVGRVREHVYRAADQTETVQVGDISYDALRVSRTNGGRNETILWIANGVPTPVRILQREDGEDRIDLRLTEYQGA; this is translated from the coding sequence ATGAAGCTCGCTCCGCGTCCGTTCGCCTTCCTCGTCGCGTCCGGCCTCGGCCTGCTGGCGCCCATCGTCGGCGCGCAGGTCGCGCCGGCGCCCGCCGCGCAGCCGGCACCGCAGACCGCCCCGGCTCCGGCCGCGCCCGCCATCGCCACCCCTGCGCCAGCCGCCGCCTCGCCAGCGCTGCCCGCCGAGGCATGGACGCCGCCGCCGCTGCAGCCGTTCGTCGCCACCTACGATGCCCTGTACAAGGGCAAGCCGGCCGGCGACGCGCGCATGGACGTGGTCCATACCGGCGGCGACCAATGGCGGGTCGACCTGGGCGTGCACGGCCGCAGCGGTTTCGCCAGCATCCTCGGCCTGAACATCGAGCAGAGCACGGTGTTCACGGTGGAGGACGGCCGCTACGTTCCGCAGAGCCAGAGCACGGTCAAGAAGGCGGTGTTCTTCGGCAAGAAGGTCACCGGCGTGTACGACTGGAAACAGGGCGTGGCGCGCTGGGACGGCGACCTGAAGAAGGACCGGCAGGCGCCGATTCCGCTGCAACCCGGCGACCAGAGCGCGCTGCTGCTCAACCTCTCGCTGATGCGCGACGCGCAGCCGGGCAAGACCATGACCTACCGCTTCGTCGACGTCGGCCGGGTGCGCGAACATGTCTACCGCGCCGCCGACCAGACCGAGACCGTGCAGGTCGGCGACATCAGCTACGACGCATTGCGGGTGTCGCGTACCAACGGCGGCCGCAATGAGACCATCCTGTGGATCGCCAACGGCGTGCCGACGCCGGTGCGCATCCTGCAGCGCGAAGACGGCGAAGACCGCATCGACCTGCGCCTGACCGAATACCAAGGAGCCTGA
- a CDS encoding DUF3108 domain-containing protein: MTRIARPLTALAAALLATASLPALALEPFTADYQASYMGMQANGVMTLAKEGGNRWRYSLAIKNQVADLSQSTVFEEKGGQLRPLSSDDRSVFLIKKKAVTANYDWSTGQATWGGDLKPDRRGPVKLQPGDMDALLINLAIARDVNAGKTPSYRMVDEGRAKPMTYRVAGKEAVTVNGKTEQATKVSRTDGSKEIVAWIVPDMPVPVRILQRENGQDALDLTIKALR; this comes from the coding sequence ATGACCCGCATCGCCCGCCCGCTGACCGCCCTCGCCGCCGCCCTGCTGGCCACGGCCAGCCTGCCCGCCCTGGCCCTGGAGCCGTTCACCGCGGACTACCAGGCGAGCTACATGGGCATGCAGGCCAACGGCGTGATGACGCTGGCCAAGGAAGGCGGCAACCGCTGGCGCTACAGCCTGGCGATCAAGAACCAGGTCGCCGACCTCAGCCAGAGCACCGTGTTCGAGGAAAAGGGCGGGCAGTTGCGTCCGCTCAGCAGCGACGACCGCTCGGTGTTCCTGATCAAGAAGAAGGCGGTGACGGCCAACTACGACTGGAGCACCGGCCAGGCGACCTGGGGCGGCGACCTCAAGCCCGACCGCCGCGGCCCGGTGAAGCTGCAGCCGGGCGACATGGACGCGCTGCTGATCAACCTGGCGATCGCCCGCGACGTCAACGCCGGCAAGACCCCGAGCTACCGCATGGTCGACGAGGGCCGCGCCAAGCCGATGACCTATCGCGTCGCCGGCAAGGAAGCGGTCACCGTCAACGGCAAGACCGAGCAGGCGACCAAGGTCAGCCGTACCGACGGCTCCAAGGAAATCGTGGCCTGGATCGTGCCGGACATGCCCGTGCCGGTGCGCATCCTGCAGCGCGAGAACGGCCAGGACGCGTTGGACCTGACCATCAAGGCGTTGCGCTGA
- a CDS encoding EF-hand domain-containing protein: MILSGRFSRRRKMLLAIVVVLLAWVGYAWYTGIAITQGIEERDMDWNGDGQVTRDEIWQSFYAVGVSRTQNGPRECSTFYWRSSGAQIRVDCRTTFKAAPAEKK, translated from the coding sequence ATGATCCTCAGCGGCCGCTTCAGCCGCCGGCGCAAAATGTTGCTGGCGATCGTGGTGGTGCTGCTGGCCTGGGTCGGCTATGCCTGGTACACCGGCATCGCCATCACCCAGGGCATCGAAGAGCGCGACATGGACTGGAACGGCGACGGCCAGGTCACCCGCGACGAGATCTGGCAGTCGTTCTACGCGGTCGGCGTGAGCCGCACCCAGAACGGCCCGCGCGAGTGCAGCACGTTCTACTGGCGCAGCAGCGGCGCGCAGATCCGCGTGGATTGCCGCACGACCTTCAAGGCCGCGCCGGCGGAGAAGAAGTAA